The following are from one region of the Thermoanaerobaculia bacterium genome:
- a CDS encoding glycosyltransferase family 4 protein has product MRIVYLLASSVLSGGTKVVLQQAEELASRGHRVTVVCPEPPPSWFPRGRAAYEESAFGTSRALPESDVAVATFWTTVEPAVAHAAGRVFHLCQGYEASFGGYANVRDRIVAAYRLPTRKLALTPRLREVLRENGHGEAEVIGQAFDAAAFASPPRPAREPLSVLLPGIDEGDVKGVRDGLAALVDLRARGEIFRILRVSPEPVSRWERDLGATDEYHRAVAVDRMPFLYRRADVFLGPSHVEDGFDLPALEALASSLPAALSDTPAHRFSAGDAAVFFPPGDVAAIAEAVAKLLRDRPERERLAHRGPARAAAFRTSDVADRLEAIFAEAIREEREARK; this is encoded by the coding sequence GTCGTCTGCCCCGAGCCGCCGCCCTCCTGGTTTCCCCGCGGGAGGGCGGCGTACGAGGAGTCGGCTTTCGGAACGTCCCGCGCCCTGCCCGAGAGCGACGTCGCCGTCGCGACGTTCTGGACGACGGTCGAGCCCGCCGTCGCGCACGCCGCCGGCCGCGTGTTCCACCTGTGCCAGGGCTACGAGGCGTCTTTCGGCGGTTACGCGAACGTTCGCGACCGGATCGTCGCGGCGTACCGGCTCCCGACGCGGAAGCTCGCCCTGACGCCGCGGCTCCGGGAGGTCCTGCGCGAGAACGGCCATGGCGAGGCGGAGGTGATCGGGCAGGCGTTCGACGCGGCGGCGTTCGCCTCTCCTCCACGGCCGGCTCGGGAGCCTCTCTCGGTTCTCCTGCCCGGGATCGACGAAGGGGACGTGAAGGGAGTGCGGGACGGCCTCGCGGCGCTCGTGGATCTGCGCGCCCGCGGTGAAATCTTCCGGATTCTCCGCGTCTCGCCCGAACCCGTCTCCCGATGGGAGCGGGATCTCGGAGCGACCGACGAATACCACCGGGCCGTGGCCGTCGATCGCATGCCGTTTCTGTACCGGCGGGCGGACGTGTTCCTCGGCCCCTCGCACGTGGAGGACGGGTTCGACCTGCCCGCCCTGGAAGCGCTCGCGTCGTCCCTTCCGGCAGCGCTCTCCGACACGCCGGCGCATCGCTTCTCCGCGGGCGACGCCGCGGTCTTCTTCCCCCCGGGCGACGTCGCGGCGATCGCCGAGGCGGTCGCGAAGCTCCTGCGCGATCGCCCCGAACGGGAACGCCTGGCGCATCGGGGGCCCGCCCGCGCCGCCGCGTTCCGGACGAGCGACGTCGCCGACCGGCTGGAGGCGATCTTCGCGGAAGCGATACGGGAAGAACGCGAGGCGCGGAAATGA